The following proteins are encoded in a genomic region of Dermatophagoides farinae isolate YC_2012a chromosome 8, ASM2471394v1, whole genome shotgun sequence:
- the LOC124495677 gene encoding putative chitinase 10: MKMKTTFALFCICFCIGLLNAATKRDHNDYSKNPMRIVCYVGTWSVYHKVDPYTIEDIDPFKCTHLMYGFAKIDEYKYTIQVFDPYQDDNHNSWEKRGYERFNNLRLKNPELTTMISLGGWYEGSEKYSDMAANPAYRQQFIQSVLDFLQEYKFDGLDLDWEYPGSRLGNPKIDKQNYLALVRELKDAFEPHGYLLTAAVSPGKDKIDRAYDIKELNKLFDWMNVMTYDYHGGWENFYGHNAPLYKRPDETDELHTYFNVNYTMHYYLNNGATRDKLVMGVPFYGRAWSIEDRSKLKLGDPAKGMSPPGFISGEEGVLSYIELCQLFQKEEWHIQYDEYYNAPYGYNDKIWVGYDDLASISCKLAFLKELGVSGVMVWSLENDDFKGHCGPKNPLLNKVHNMINGDEKNSFECILGPSTTTPTPTTTPTTPTTTPTTPSPTTPTTTPSPTTPTTTPSPTTPTTTPSPTTPTPTTPTPTPTTSTPSPTTTEHTSETPKYTTYIDGHLIKCYKQGYLPHPTDVHKYLVCEYIATPNGGWWVHIMDCPKGTRWHATLKNCIQEKMKTIYAILSIMACIGLMNASIKRDHNDYSKNPMRIVCYVGTWSVYHKVDPYTIEDIDPFKCTHLMYGFAKIDEYKYTIQVFDPYQDDNHNSWEKRGYERFNNLRLKNPELTTMISLGGWYEGSEKYSDMAANPTYRQQFIQSVLDFLQEYKFDGLDLDWEYPGSRLGNPKIDKQNYLALVRELKDAFEPHGYLLTAAVSPGKDKIDRAYDIKELNKLFDWMNVMTYDYHGGWENFYGHNAPLYKRPDETDELHTYFNVNYTMHYYLNNGATRDKLVMGVPFYGRAWSIEDRSKLKLGDPAKGMSPPGFISGEEGVLSYIELCQLFQKEEWHIQYDEYYNAPYGYNDKIWVGYDDLASISCKLAFLKELGVSGVMVWSLENDDFKGHCGPKNPLLNKVHNMINGDEKNSFECILGPSTTTPTPTTTPTTPTTTPTTPSPTTPTTTPSPTTPTTTPSPTTPTTTPSPTTPTTTPSPTTPTTTPSPTTPTPTTTTPAPTTSTPSPTTTEHTSETPKYTTYVDGHLIKCYKEGDIPHPTNIHKYLVCEFVNGGWWVHIMPCPPGTIWCQEKLTCIGE, from the exons atgaaaatgaaaacgacaTTTGCATTGTTTTGTATATGCTTCTGTATTGGCTTGTTGAATGCGGCCACCAAACGAG atcataatgattattcGAAAAATCCAATGAGAATTGTTTGCTACGTTGGAACATGGTCCGTATATCATAAAGTTGACCCGTACACTATCGAAGATATTGATCCATTCAAGTGTACACATTTAATGTATGGTTTTgctaaaattgatgaatacaAATACACAATTCAAGTTTTCGATCCTTACCAAGATGATAACCATAACTCATGGGAAAAAC GTGGTTATGAACGTTTCAACAACTTGCGATTGAAGAATCCAGAATTAACCACCATGATTTCGCTTGGTGGTTGGTATGAAGGTTCGGAAAAATATTCCGATATGGCTGCAAATCCTGCATATCGTCAACAATTCATACAATCAGTTTTGGACTTTTTGCAAGAATACAAGTTCGACGGTCTAGATTTGGATTGGGAGTATCCTGGATCTCGATTGGGTAACCCGAAAATCGATAAACAAAACTATTTGGCTTTGGTTAGAGAACTTAAAGACGCTTTTGAACCTCATGGCTACTTGTTGACTGCTGCAGTATCACCCGGTAAAGACAAAATCGACCGAGCTTATGATATCAaagaattgaacaaattgttCGATTGGATGAATGTCATGACATATGATTACCACGGTGGATGGGAAAACTTTTACGGTCACAATGCTCCGTTGTATAAACGACCAGATGAAACTGATGAGTTGCACACTTACTTCAATGTCAACTACACCATGCACTATTATTTGAACAATGGTGCCACCAGAGACAAATTGGTAATGGGTGTTCCATTCTATGGCCGTGCTTGGAGCATTGAAGATCGAAGCAAACTCAAACTTGGAGATCCAGCCAAAGGCATGTCGCCCCCAGGTTTCATTTCTGGTGAAGAAGGTGTCCTCTCATACATCGAGTTGTGTCAGTTGTTCCAAAAAGAAGAATGGCATATCCAATACGATGAATATTACAATGCTCCATATGGTTACAATGATAAAATCTGGGTCGGTTACGATGATCTGGCCAGTATATCATGCAAG TTGGCCTTCCTGAAAGAATTAGGCGTTTCTGGTGTCATGGTATGGTCattggaaaatgatgatttcaaagGTCACTGCGGACCGAAAAATCCATTGTTGAACAAAGTTCATAATATGATTAATGGTGACGAAAAGAACTCTTTCGAATGCATTTTGGGTCCAAGCACAACGACACCAACTCCAACGACGACACCCACAACCCCGActacaacaccaacaactCCTTCTCCCACCACCCCGACAACAACCCCTTCTCCCACCACTCCGACAACAACTCCTTCTCCCACCACACCGACAACAACTCCTTCTCCCACcacaccaacaccaacaacaccaaCGCCAACTCCTACAACATCGACACCTTCGCCAACCACGACCGAACACACAAGCGAAACACCAAAATACACCACTTATATCGATGGACATTTGATTAAATGCTATAAACAAGGTTATCTTCCGCATCCAACCGATGTGCATAAATATCTGGTCTGTGAATATATTGCCACACCAAATGGTGGTTGGTGGGTACACATAATGGATTGTCCAAAAGGAACTAGATGGCAtgcaacattgaaaaattgtattcaagaa aaaatgaaaaccataTATGCAATACTTAGTATTATGGCCTGCATTGGCCTTATGAATGCATCCATCAAACGAG atcataatgattattcaaaaaatccGATGAGAATTGTTTGTTATGTTGGAACATGGTCCGTATATCATAAAGTTGACCCGTACACTATCGAAGATATTGATCCATTCAAGTGTACACATTTAATGTATGGTTTTgctaaaattgatgaatacaAATACACAATTCAAGTTTTCGATCCTTACCAAGATGATAACCATAACTCATGGGAAAAAC GTGGTTATGAACGTTTCAATAACTTGCGATTGAAGAATCCAGAATTAACCACCATGATTTCACTTGGTGGTTGGTATGAAGGCTCGGAAAAATATTCCGATATGGCTGCAAATCCAACATATCGTCAACAATTCATACAATCAGTTTTGGACTTTTTGCAAGAATACAAGTTCGACGGTCTAGATTTGGATTGGGAGTATCCTGGATCTCGATTGGGTAACCCGAAAATCGACAAACAAAACTATTTGGCTTTGGTTAGAGAACTTAAAGACGCTTTTGAACCTCATGGCTACTTGTTGACTGCTGCAGTATCACCCGGTAAAGACAAAATCGATCGAGCTTATGATATCAaagaattgaacaaattgttCGATTGGATGAATGTCATGACATATGATTACCACGGTGGATGGGAAAACTTTTACGGTCATAACGCTCCGTTGTATAAACGACCGGATGAAACTGATGAGTTGCACACTTACTTCAATGTCAACTACACCATGCACTATTATTTGAACAATGGTGCCACCAGAGACAAATTGGTAATGGGTGTTCCATTCTATGGCCGTGCTTGGAGCATTGAAGATCGAAGCAAACTCAAACTTGGAGATCCAGCCAAAGGCATGTCGCCACCAGGCTTTATTTCTGGTGAAGAAGGTGTCCTCTCATACATCGAATTGTGTCAATTGTTCCAAAAAGAAGAATGGCATATCCAATACGATGAATATTACAATGCTCCATATGGATACAACGATAAAATCTGGGTCGGTTACGATGATCTGGCCAGTATATCATGCAAG TTGGCTTTCCTGAAAGAATTAGGCGTTTCTGGTGTCATGGTTTGGTCattggaaaatgatgatttcaaagGTCACTGCGGACCGAAAAATCCATTGTTGAACAAAGTTCATAATATGATTAATGGCGACGAAAAAAACTCTTTCGAATGCATTTTGGGTCCAAGTACAACGACACCAACTCCAACGACGACACCCACAACCCCGActacaacaccaacaactCCTTCTCCCACCACCCCGACAACAACCCCTTCTCCCACCACACCGACAACAACCCCTTCTCCCACCACACCGACAACAACCCCTTCTCCCACCACACCGACAACAACCCCTTCTCCCACCACACCGACAACAACTCCTTCTCCCACcacaccaacaccaacaacaacaacaccagcCCCTACAACATCGACACCTTCGCCAACCACGACCGAACACACAAGCGAAACACCAAAATATACAACCTATGTCGATGGACATCTTATCAAATGTTACAAGGAAGGTGATATCCCACATCCAACCAATATACACAAATATTTAGTCTGTGAATTTGTTAATGGTGGCTGGTGGGTTCATATTATGCCTTGTCCTCCGGGCACTATTTGGTGTCAAGAAAAATTGACTTGTATAGGCGAataa